From Anaerohalosphaera lusitana, one genomic window encodes:
- a CDS encoding NAD+ synthase, whose protein sequence is MRVGLGQFDATVGDITGNVASMTRLYAELVEAGADIVVFPEMSICGYPAEDLLHKPHFLEANRTGLERLARACGEVVMVVGFAEGEKDACCNSAAVLKNGKIEKIYRKGMLPNYGVFDEQRYFKAGTKPEYIEVEGMRVFITICEDIWELDWLDDFTSPTGKKDLLLNISASPFHAGKLYERRQILRGCAKRFNCAIAYCNLVGGQDELVFDGRSMFVDFSGEVVARAKGFEEDTLIADIEPDDSGKCRTKAVKAAWKWGDVEERYKIEEVYKALVLGTRDYVGKNGFEKVILGLSGGIDSSLVAAIAAEALGPENVLAVTMPSRFNSAETITDAEKLAENLGIQFETVPIGEVLEEFDDTLSLLQGWGSEGVAYENLQARIRGTILMSYSNQFGCMVLTTGNKSETAVGYSTLYGDTAGGFAVIRDVPKTMVYELCRYINESQGREVVPESVITRIPSAELRENQADSDSLPDYDILDSILKGYIEEDKSAAQIIEQGNDAETVHRVIRLVDRNEYKRRQSPPGVKITPKAFGRDRRMPITNRYYQND, encoded by the coding sequence ATGCGAGTTGGACTCGGACAATTTGACGCGACAGTAGGCGACATCACGGGCAATGTTGCTTCCATGACACGTCTTTACGCTGAATTGGTCGAAGCCGGCGCAGATATCGTGGTATTCCCCGAAATGAGCATTTGCGGCTATCCCGCAGAGGACCTCCTCCACAAACCGCATTTCCTCGAAGCAAACCGCACAGGCCTCGAACGGCTCGCCCGCGCATGCGGCGAAGTCGTAATGGTCGTCGGCTTTGCCGAAGGTGAAAAAGATGCCTGCTGCAATTCTGCCGCCGTACTCAAAAACGGCAAGATCGAAAAAATATACCGCAAGGGCATGCTCCCCAACTACGGCGTTTTCGACGAACAGCGGTACTTCAAAGCAGGCACCAAACCTGAATACATCGAAGTCGAAGGCATGCGGGTCTTCATTACCATCTGCGAGGACATCTGGGAGCTGGACTGGCTCGACGATTTCACCAGCCCGACCGGCAAAAAGGACCTCCTGCTCAATATTTCCGCTTCACCTTTCCACGCAGGCAAACTCTACGAACGTCGCCAGATCCTCCGAGGCTGTGCAAAACGTTTCAACTGCGCCATCGCTTACTGCAACCTCGTAGGCGGTCAGGACGAACTCGTATTCGACGGACGCAGCATGTTCGTCGACTTCAGCGGCGAAGTCGTCGCACGCGCCAAAGGCTTCGAAGAAGACACTCTCATCGCCGACATTGAACCCGACGACTCAGGCAAATGCAGAACAAAAGCTGTAAAAGCCGCCTGGAAGTGGGGTGATGTAGAAGAACGTTACAAGATCGAAGAGGTCTACAAGGCCCTCGTGCTTGGAACTCGCGATTACGTCGGCAAAAACGGCTTCGAAAAAGTCATCCTCGGACTCAGCGGCGGCATTGACAGCTCCCTTGTCGCCGCCATTGCAGCCGAAGCCCTCGGCCCCGAAAACGTACTCGCCGTCACAATGCCGTCCCGCTTCAACAGTGCTGAGACCATAACCGATGCCGAAAAACTCGCTGAAAACCTTGGCATTCAGTTCGAGACCGTGCCCATCGGCGAAGTGCTCGAAGAATTTGACGATACACTATCCTTATTACAGGGCTGGGGCAGCGAAGGTGTCGCATACGAAAATCTCCAGGCACGTATCCGCGGCACCATCCTGATGTCCTACTCCAACCAGTTCGGCTGCATGGTCCTCACCACCGGCAACAAAAGCGAAACCGCAGTCGGATACTCGACTCTCTACGGCGATACCGCAGGCGGCTTTGCCGTAATACGCGACGTTCCCAAGACAATGGTATACGAGCTGTGCCGATACATAAACGAATCTCAGGGCCGCGAAGTTGTCCCCGAAAGCGTGATCACCCGTATCCCCAGCGCCGAGCTCCGTGAGAACCAGGCCGACAGCGATTCTCTGCCCGATTACGACATACTCGACAGCATTCTCAAAGGCTATATCGAGGAAGACAAGTCCGCCGCCCAGATAATCGAGCAGGGAAACGACGCCGAAACCGTCCACAGGGTCATCCGCCTGGTCGACCGCAACGAATACAAACGCAGACAGTCGCCCCCGGGCGTTAAAATAACCCCAAAGGCCTTCGGACGCGATAGACGTATGCCGATAACGAATCGATACTATCAGAATGACTGA
- a CDS encoding D-sedoheptulose-7-phosphate isomerase, protein MKDAIQNCINEHKKLIEAFETDCIDSVAAAVDLLTDCFKAGGTVYLCGNGGSAADAQHVAGEFVGRLKHDKIALPAVALSVDCSVLTCVSNDYGFEEVFARQIQALGRKGDVLWAFSTSGTSKNVLKAVDAAKSQGLKIIGFVGRPDSPLEKLSDVCVGVDSQWSCGAQEVHQLAYHIICDLVERTFT, encoded by the coding sequence GTGAAAGACGCAATACAAAACTGCATAAATGAACACAAAAAGCTAATCGAAGCCTTCGAAACAGACTGCATAGACTCGGTCGCAGCCGCCGTTGACCTGCTCACGGACTGCTTCAAAGCCGGCGGAACCGTCTACCTCTGCGGCAACGGTGGCTCGGCCGCCGACGCCCAGCACGTAGCGGGCGAATTTGTCGGCAGACTCAAACACGACAAAATAGCCCTCCCCGCCGTCGCTCTCAGCGTCGATTGCTCCGTCCTGACCTGCGTGAGCAACGATTACGGCTTCGAAGAGGTCTTCGCACGTCAGATACAGGCCCTCGGTCGAAAAGGCGACGTACTTTGGGCATTTTCCACCAGCGGCACCAGCAAAAACGTTCTAAAAGCCGTCGACGCTGCCAAATCTCAGGGCCTCAAGATCATCGGCTTCGTGGGCAGACCCGATTCGCCGCTCGAAAAGCTCTCAGATGTATGCGTCGGTGTAGATTCTCAATGGTCCTGCGGCGCCCAAGAGGTCCACCAGCTCGCCTATCACATTATTTGCGATCTCGTAGAACGGACCTTTACATAA
- a CDS encoding Bax inhibitor-1/YccA family membrane protein, whose product MRTANPALKQNTFEVAVPSDRPMSITGTAVKTGVLLILAVITASWTWGMAAEKSVQATMPWMWTGVLGGVVFAIATVIKPKWAPLTAPFYALLQGLFLGAISAAYSQAYQGIVPQAVLLTFGVLACMLVAYVSGIVKATENFKLGVVSATGAIGLVYLVSIIANAFGGQIPYIHGSGIIGIGFSIFVVVIASLNLVLDFDFIERGAVNGAPKYMEWYGAFGLMVTLVWLYIEILRLLAKLNSRR is encoded by the coding sequence ATGCGTACAGCAAATCCCGCATTAAAGCAGAACACATTCGAAGTAGCGGTCCCGAGCGACCGCCCAATGAGCATCACAGGCACCGCGGTCAAAACCGGCGTACTGCTGATCCTCGCAGTTATCACAGCCTCATGGACGTGGGGCATGGCAGCCGAAAAGTCTGTCCAGGCCACGATGCCGTGGATGTGGACGGGCGTTCTCGGCGGAGTTGTTTTCGCCATCGCGACCGTGATCAAACCGAAGTGGGCACCATTGACCGCTCCATTTTATGCCTTGCTTCAGGGACTTTTCCTGGGCGCGATATCTGCCGCCTACAGCCAGGCCTACCAGGGCATCGTCCCCCAGGCCGTGCTGCTCACCTTCGGCGTGTTGGCATGCATGCTTGTCGCTTATGTATCCGGCATCGTAAAAGCCACCGAAAACTTCAAGCTCGGCGTGGTATCCGCCACCGGTGCGATCGGTCTGGTTTATCTAGTCAGTATAATCGCCAACGCGTTCGGCGGCCAGATACCGTACATTCACGGCAGCGGCATCATCGGCATCGGCTTCAGCATCTTCGTCGTCGTCATAGCCTCGCTTAATCTCGTTCTGGATTTCGACTTCATCGAGCGCGGTGCGGTCAACGGCGCCCCCAAATATATGGAATGGTACGGCGCGTTCGGCCTGATGGTAACCCTCGTCTGGCTCTACATCGAGATACTGCGTCTGCTCGCAAAGCTCAACAGCCGAAGATAA
- a CDS encoding methyltransferase, with translation MDKGFTYIHELIWGYRTARTLELAVKADIFTAMADGPANLDHICRKCGTKPDMTRKLLTGCQALDLVTESDGEFANTDLAAKYLLPASPYYQGNIIAHAFSVQEYWNSLENELFQQPPAPPTEQARHYHFIMGMDNIARGGRADLFLNSVDLTGRENMLDVGGGPGSYSIAACKKYTKLKSTVFDLPQTTEIAEKVITRENMTDRITTQPGDWNEDEFGSGYDVVLFSNVLHGPNSGAEMKLAKAHRAMQPGALLAIQEFVMNDEDAKPVPAAMFNIMVGAYKLYELMEVIADAGFTGVQVAGSNDEIGCMWITAARQ, from the coding sequence ATGGACAAAGGATTTACATACATCCACGAATTAATCTGGGGTTATCGCACTGCCAGAACACTCGAACTCGCCGTCAAAGCCGATATTTTCACAGCGATGGCAGACGGCCCGGCCAACCTGGATCATATATGCCGTAAATGCGGCACCAAACCCGATATGACCCGCAAACTGCTCACAGGATGTCAGGCCCTCGATCTAGTAACTGAAAGCGACGGAGAATTCGCCAACACCGACCTCGCTGCTAAATACCTCCTGCCCGCCAGCCCGTACTATCAAGGCAATATCATCGCCCACGCCTTTTCCGTGCAGGAATACTGGAACAGCCTCGAAAACGAACTCTTCCAACAACCTCCCGCACCCCCGACCGAGCAGGCTCGCCATTACCATTTCATAATGGGCATGGACAATATCGCCCGCGGCGGCAGGGCGGACCTCTTCCTGAACTCAGTCGATCTCACCGGCCGCGAAAACATGCTCGACGTTGGCGGCGGCCCCGGAAGTTATTCCATCGCCGCCTGCAAAAAGTATACAAAGCTCAAAAGCACCGTCTTCGACCTGCCCCAAACCACTGAGATAGCCGAAAAAGTGATCACCCGTGAGAACATGACTGACCGCATTACGACCCAGCCGGGCGACTGGAACGAAGACGAATTCGGCAGCGGTTACGACGTCGTCCTCTTCTCCAACGTCCTCCACGGCCCCAACAGCGGTGCCGAAATGAAGCTCGCCAAGGCCCATCGAGCAATGCAGCCAGGCGCTTTGCTCGCTATCCAGGAATTCGTAATGAACGACGAAGACGCAAAACCCGTCCCAGCCGCCATGTTCAACATCATGGTCGGAGCCTACAAACTCTACGAACTCATGGAAGTTATTGCCGACGCGGGCTTTACAGGCGTTCAGGTCGCAGGCTCCAACGACGAAATAGGCTGTATGTGGATCACCGCCGCCCGACAGTGA
- a CDS encoding glycosyl hydrolase family 18 protein — protein MRKILITAILFSLLLQFARPTALTAATQPASDFYGSFQVVGYYPDYWWTPIPDLRYDKLTRVIFFSIYPNIDGTLNTSEIDPNRQAELLSDAHQNNVDVSICIGGWGLSDNFSPVAADPATRTAFVNNLLQYCLDHGFDGIDLDWEPVSTATDRANYTALIAELKAAMLPHDLTLSVAVFAAGSEFYSSAIDDIDYLHIMAYDMSSDPSLPHSTCEGAVQAVKHWQSFGFPNSKIILGVPFYGRDGSWTYYSYKQIVQQYSPPPDVDEVAGIHFNGIYTIKAKTKYVMDNNLAGLMFWELTQDTNDHISLLTAMTDQIHASSPPDLNTDGNIGLQDLAHFASNWLSTGCSTANAWCANADLNQSRTVDFADLSIFSHHWPASD, from the coding sequence ATGCGCAAGATTTTAATTACAGCGATCCTCTTTTCACTGCTGTTACAGTTCGCACGGCCAACCGCTCTCACAGCGGCCACGCAGCCCGCATCGGACTTCTACGGCTCTTTCCAGGTTGTCGGCTACTATCCGGACTACTGGTGGACACCTATACCCGATCTGCGCTACGACAAACTCACCCGCGTAATATTCTTCTCCATCTATCCAAATATCGACGGAACGCTCAACACCAGCGAAATAGACCCCAACAGGCAAGCCGAGCTGCTCAGCGATGCTCATCAGAATAATGTGGATGTATCCATCTGCATAGGCGGCTGGGGCCTTTCCGACAATTTCAGCCCAGTCGCTGCCGACCCCGCAACCCGAACCGCTTTCGTGAATAACCTGCTGCAATACTGCCTCGATCACGGCTTCGACGGCATAGACCTCGACTGGGAACCCGTCTCGACAGCGACCGACCGTGCCAACTACACCGCTCTCATCGCCGAACTCAAGGCCGCCATGCTCCCCCACGACCTCACGCTCAGCGTAGCCGTCTTCGCCGCAGGCAGCGAGTTCTATTCATCCGCAATTGACGATATCGACTACCTGCACATCATGGCATACGACATGAGCAGCGACCCTTCATTACCCCATTCCACCTGCGAAGGTGCGGTACAGGCCGTCAAACACTGGCAGTCTTTCGGCTTTCCAAACTCAAAGATCATCCTCGGTGTCCCGTTCTACGGCCGCGACGGATCATGGACCTACTATTCATACAAACAGATCGTCCAGCAGTACTCACCGCCTCCGGACGTAGACGAAGTCGCAGGCATCCACTTCAACGGCATTTACACCATCAAAGCCAAGACAAAATATGTCATGGACAACAACCTTGCGGGCCTGATGTTCTGGGAGCTGACCCAGGACACAAACGATCATATCTCACTCCTCACCGCCATGACAGACCAGATACACGCATCCTCGCCTCCTGACTTAAACACAGACGGAAACATCGGCTTGCAGGACCTGGCCCATTTCGCATCAAATTGGCTCAGTACCGGCTGTTCAACCGCCAATGCCTGGTGTGCCAACGCCGATCTGAACCAGTCCCGGACAGTTGATTTCGCCGACCTATCCATCTTCTCACACCATTGGCCCGCTTCCGACTAA
- a CDS encoding bifunctional riboflavin kinase/FAD synthetase — protein sequence MKIYDSRTALQNLDRTGWALSIGNFDGIHIGHQQILAQARQAANDHNAPGLAVMTFDPHPVAILRPERAPGVLTPLHLKASILESLGVDTLIVIKDSYDLLNLSPTAFVDEFLMRTIKPSVLIEGPNFNFGYGRSGDINTLRELAPDRGFSVIEVPFERFTINHDDRPVNCSSTLIRQLLETGHVKDASRLLTRPYRLIGQVFAGRGIGRKLGYPTANVHPQKQIIPAEGVYAGRVSIAADYASACSADQKLPAVFSIGRAKTFVTDHPLLIEAHLLTDDHPDLYGKYLSLDFVELIRQQQRFPNEDTLKQQIHADCETASKILTLAADS from the coding sequence ATGAAAATATACGATTCCAGAACAGCACTGCAAAACCTCGACCGCACCGGCTGGGCACTGTCCATCGGCAACTTCGACGGCATCCACATCGGGCACCAGCAGATACTCGCTCAGGCCCGCCAAGCCGCCAACGACCATAATGCCCCAGGCCTGGCAGTCATGACCTTCGACCCTCATCCCGTAGCGATCCTCCGCCCCGAACGCGCCCCGGGCGTCCTCACTCCTCTGCACCTCAAGGCATCCATACTCGAATCCCTCGGCGTCGACACCCTCATTGTCATAAAGGATTCATACGACCTGCTCAACCTCTCGCCGACCGCGTTCGTTGACGAATTCCTGATGCGCACTATAAAACCCTCAGTACTCATCGAGGGCCCCAACTTCAACTTCGGCTACGGCCGATCCGGAGACATCAACACCCTCCGCGAACTCGCCCCTGACCGCGGCTTCTCGGTCATCGAGGTCCCGTTCGAACGGTTCACCATAAACCACGACGACCGCCCCGTAAACTGCTCCAGCACACTCATCCGCCAACTGCTCGAAACGGGCCATGTCAAAGACGCATCCCGACTGCTCACCCGCCCGTACAGACTAATCGGTCAGGTCTTCGCCGGTCGCGGTATCGGACGCAAGCTCGGCTACCCAACGGCAAACGTACACCCCCAAAAGCAGATCATCCCCGCCGAAGGCGTCTACGCAGGCCGCGTTTCCATCGCCGCCGACTACGCCTCCGCCTGCTCCGCAGACCAGAAACTACCAGCCGTCTTCTCGATTGGCCGTGCAAAAACTTTCGTCACCGACCACCCGCTCCTCATCGAGGCCCACCTGCTCACCGACGACCATCCGGACCTCTACGGAAAATACCTCTCTCTCGACTTCGTTGAACTCATCCGCCAACAGCAGAGATTCCCTAACGAAGATACGCTTAAACAACAGATCCACGCAGATTGCGAAACCGCCTCGAAGATCCTAACCTTGGCAGCAGACTCATAA
- a CDS encoding Gfo/Idh/MocA family protein, translating to MKSVRWGILATGQIARKFAEGLQALPDAELVAVGSRKLETAKAFAEEYNIPRAYGSYAELTGDPDIDVVYIATPHPAHAQNTLQCIDAGKAVLCEKPFALNATQARHMIQAAAEKNIFLMEAMWTRYIPLMLEIENILEQGTIGPPKMIHADFGYSGDWEPDGRVLSPHLAGGALLDVGIYAISLASMVYQRDPEKVAALAHMASTGVDEISAFILSYEPAALAILSCAVGASTPGEATISGSKGYIKIHSPFWCPSKATVSIDEGKTETIEVPFEGNGYNYEAAEVHRCLREGLTQSPKMPLEETLRIMGTMDNIRKQWNLKYPMEHTL from the coding sequence ATGAAGTCCGTACGCTGGGGCATACTCGCAACAGGACAGATAGCTCGAAAATTCGCCGAAGGCCTGCAGGCCCTCCCAGACGCTGAACTGGTCGCCGTCGGCTCACGAAAACTCGAAACCGCAAAGGCCTTCGCTGAAGAATACAACATCCCCCGCGCCTATGGCTCCTACGCGGAATTGACCGGCGATCCCGACATCGACGTAGTCTACATCGCGACCCCGCACCCCGCACACGCTCAGAACACCCTCCAGTGCATCGACGCGGGCAAAGCCGTACTCTGCGAAAAACCCTTCGCACTCAACGCTACCCAGGCCCGCCATATGATCCAGGCCGCTGCCGAAAAGAATATCTTTCTCATGGAAGCGATGTGGACCCGCTACATCCCGCTCATGCTTGAGATCGAAAATATCCTCGAACAGGGCACCATAGGACCGCCCAAAATGATCCATGCTGATTTCGGCTATTCCGGCGACTGGGAACCCGATGGCCGCGTCCTCAGCCCGCACCTCGCAGGCGGCGCACTTCTCGACGTCGGCATCTACGCCATCTCACTCGCATCGATGGTATACCAGCGGGACCCCGAAAAAGTCGCCGCCCTCGCACACATGGCCTCAACCGGCGTCGACGAAATTTCCGCCTTCATACTCTCATATGAACCCGCCGCTCTCGCAATACTCTCCTGTGCGGTAGGGGCCTCAACGCCCGGCGAAGCAACCATCTCCGGCTCAAAAGGCTATATAAAGATACACTCACCGTTCTGGTGCCCCTCAAAGGCCACCGTCTCCATCGACGAAGGCAAAACCGAAACCATCGAAGTGCCTTTCGAAGGCAACGGCTACAACTACGAAGCCGCCGAGGTGCACCGCTGTCTCAGGGAAGGACTGACGCAAAGTCCGAAAATGCCCCTCGAAGAAACCCTGCGCATAATGGGCACAATGGATAATATCCGCAAGCAGTGGAACCTCAAATACCCAATGGAACACACACTCTAA
- a CDS encoding Fur family transcriptional regulator: MSTSNSDKRAKELLSKAKLRRTKQRVDILSALLDGRGPMSQEQISDAIDGTGPNKATVYRAMESLVGKGVVHRAFERNGTCYFELGDRFGDRQCHPHFTCTECNRTHCLTDFEVPMVKSQKGFQVSHQKIELEGMCPRCADRQEDEVSL; the protein is encoded by the coding sequence ATGAGTACGAGCAATTCTGACAAAAGAGCCAAAGAGCTTCTGAGCAAGGCTAAACTCAGGAGGACCAAGCAGCGGGTAGATATCCTGTCGGCCTTGCTGGATGGGAGGGGTCCGATGAGCCAGGAGCAGATATCCGACGCGATCGATGGAACTGGGCCCAACAAGGCAACTGTTTATCGCGCAATGGAGAGCCTGGTGGGAAAAGGGGTTGTGCACCGGGCGTTTGAACGGAACGGGACGTGCTATTTTGAGCTGGGGGACCGATTCGGTGACAGGCAGTGCCATCCGCATTTTACGTGTACCGAGTGCAACAGGACACATTGTCTGACTGATTTTGAGGTTCCGATGGTGAAATCTCAGAAGGGTTTCCAGGTATCGCATCAGAAGATCGAGCTGGAGGGAATGTGTCCGCGTTGTGCAGACAGGCAGGAGGATGAGGTGAGTTTGTAA
- a CDS encoding type I phosphomannose isomerase catalytic subunit, with the protein MKTYPLKFKPIFKERIWGGRKLKEAFGKELPEGAKIGESWELADLPEDKSVIVNGELAGKTLAEAIEMMGEAIVGSSSYEPPFPLLIKLLDAQDKLSVQVHPDAQTCKRRGKGDPKTECWYIIDKEPGAVIYKGLKEGVTKEQFAEAIEDGTVAELLVEVPVEVGECHFLPAGTAHAIGAGLLIAEIQTPSDTTYRVFDWNRVDDSGKGRELHVEDAMESITFDQDKSALTVNNVGRLVDSESFKVDKGHQAKGCEMILQSGPLKVLMMLSGTGEIRFGEDSQLPVEAGDTVLLPAAFEGVMIFGEESEYLVATV; encoded by the coding sequence ATGAAAACTTATCCACTGAAATTCAAGCCGATATTCAAAGAGCGTATCTGGGGCGGCCGGAAGTTGAAAGAAGCTTTCGGCAAGGAGCTTCCGGAAGGCGCTAAAATAGGAGAGAGCTGGGAGCTTGCGGATCTGCCGGAGGACAAGTCGGTGATCGTCAATGGTGAGCTAGCGGGCAAGACGCTGGCGGAGGCGATCGAGATGATGGGGGAGGCGATCGTGGGGAGTTCCAGCTATGAACCGCCCTTTCCGCTTTTGATCAAGCTGCTGGATGCCCAGGACAAGCTGAGTGTGCAGGTGCATCCGGATGCCCAAACGTGCAAGCGGCGAGGCAAAGGCGATCCGAAGACCGAATGCTGGTACATTATTGACAAGGAACCCGGTGCGGTCATTTACAAGGGACTCAAAGAAGGAGTCACGAAAGAGCAGTTTGCTGAGGCGATCGAGGATGGGACAGTGGCAGAACTGCTGGTGGAGGTGCCCGTGGAGGTGGGAGAATGTCATTTTCTGCCTGCGGGGACGGCGCATGCGATCGGGGCGGGACTGCTGATCGCGGAGATACAGACGCCATCGGATACCACATATCGCGTATTCGACTGGAACCGGGTCGATGATTCGGGCAAAGGTCGGGAGCTGCATGTTGAGGATGCGATGGAGAGTATCACTTTTGATCAGGATAAATCTGCACTGACGGTTAACAACGTTGGTCGGCTGGTTGACAGTGAGAGTTTCAAGGTAGATAAAGGCCATCAGGCCAAGGGCTGTGAGATGATTTTGCAGTCGGGGCCGTTGAAAGTTTTGATGATGCTTAGCGGCACAGGTGAAATTCGCTTTGGCGAGGACTCGCAACTGCCGGTCGAGGCTGGTGATACGGTACTTTTGCCGGCGGCTTTCGAGGGTGTGATGATCTTTGGTGAAGAAAGCGAGTACCTGGTCGCAACGGTTTAG
- the nusG gene encoding transcription termination/antitermination protein NusG, with protein sequence MLKASENPPVVWPEGVGIADFEGTWWVAHTKSRNEKALAWQMLKKEIQYFLPMAKKVTKRRGRTIRSFLPLFTGYIFFCGDESDRIEVLKTNRVANLIPVKDQDELVSDLEPIERVIREGQDIRPHNYVKAGQKCRVIAGPLMGTEGIAVTSGEGMRLVLQVDMLGQATSVEVASDLIETVE encoded by the coding sequence ATGTTAAAAGCCAGCGAAAACCCACCTGTAGTATGGCCCGAAGGGGTCGGTATTGCCGACTTTGAAGGCACATGGTGGGTAGCACATACAAAGAGCAGGAACGAGAAGGCATTGGCGTGGCAGATGCTGAAGAAGGAAATCCAGTATTTTCTGCCCATGGCCAAGAAGGTTACGAAGCGGCGAGGCAGGACGATTCGGTCTTTTCTGCCGCTATTTACAGGCTATATCTTCTTCTGCGGTGACGAGAGCGACCGAATCGAGGTTCTAAAGACCAATCGGGTTGCCAACTTGATACCGGTAAAGGATCAGGACGAGCTGGTTTCGGATCTGGAACCGATAGAGCGGGTGATCCGTGAGGGTCAGGATATAAGGCCGCACAATTATGTCAAAGCCGGCCAGAAGTGCCGTGTGATCGCGGGGCCGTTGATGGGCACCGAGGGAATTGCGGTGACGAGCGGCGAAGGCATGCGGCTGGTGCTGCAGGTGGACATGCTCGGGCAGGCTACGAGTGTGGAGGTGGCGTCTGACCTGATAGAGACGGTGGAATAG